A region of Pleionea litopenaei DNA encodes the following proteins:
- a CDS encoding Ig-like domain-containing protein, translating into MMSIRRFFASVLVIALFLPMSAFAQRVAIFDGKLFTWHPGIPDVTTINFNDKPAENWSLTVFNGGFHSTYCRMSSATIKINDVVIAGPADINLQTAKFSTPVDIQSSNVLSVELAQDNDCVIELYLVGVGITQSLSITSSPMLQASVGEAYSYTLQTSPTIDWNSSNVTLNTAPNGMTVTSGVLNWTPTSAEVGNQDINLTVSNSQYGNAQQSFTVAVSATNQAPEASDLTVQTNEDQVLLESLVAQDGNGDSLTYEVVTPAQNGALSLNGEQFQYTPVADYFGNDSFTYRVFDGELYSNSATVNIQVVAQNDAPRITSTPLAAVNQLQTYSYQVVAEDVDGDSLTYQLSQSPAGATIDANGLVTWYAGQVENVNFTVVVADTTGLTDSQSFSVDVVDVNEAPSISSSPVTTLEERNLYTYAVVATDPDANDVLTYSLPQGPLGMVIDTVTGEIAWNTDASHIGDHLVQLLVTDQAGLTAEQSFTISVIDRDDAPVITSTPVTQGSEDNG; encoded by the coding sequence ATGATGTCTATTCGTCGCTTTTTTGCCTCGGTGCTTGTTATTGCACTGTTTTTACCTATGTCTGCGTTTGCTCAACGTGTCGCAATTTTTGATGGCAAGTTGTTCACTTGGCATCCTGGCATACCCGATGTCACGACGATTAACTTCAATGACAAACCCGCTGAAAATTGGAGTTTAACGGTTTTCAATGGCGGATTTCACAGCACTTACTGCCGCATGTCGAGTGCGACCATCAAAATCAATGATGTAGTTATAGCTGGGCCTGCCGACATTAATCTGCAAACCGCAAAATTCAGTACGCCGGTCGATATCCAATCTTCGAATGTTTTATCGGTTGAGTTAGCTCAAGACAACGATTGTGTTATCGAGCTTTATTTAGTGGGTGTTGGCATTACCCAATCTTTGAGCATTACGTCTTCGCCAATGTTACAAGCGTCGGTGGGTGAAGCATACAGTTATACGTTACAAACCAGCCCAACAATCGACTGGAACAGTTCAAACGTCACCTTGAACACAGCTCCAAATGGAATGACCGTTACGTCGGGAGTTTTAAATTGGACGCCAACGAGTGCGGAAGTAGGTAATCAAGACATCAATTTAACCGTATCGAACAGTCAATACGGAAACGCACAACAGAGTTTTACGGTCGCTGTTAGTGCGACAAATCAAGCTCCTGAAGCGAGTGATTTAACGGTTCAAACAAATGAAGATCAGGTTTTACTTGAAAGTTTAGTCGCGCAAGATGGTAATGGCGACAGCTTAACCTATGAAGTGGTGACTCCGGCTCAAAATGGTGCTTTATCGCTTAACGGTGAGCAATTTCAGTACACGCCAGTCGCTGATTATTTTGGTAATGACAGTTTCACTTATCGAGTATTTGATGGCGAACTCTATTCAAATTCTGCGACCGTAAATATTCAAGTTGTCGCTCAAAATGATGCACCGAGAATCACCTCAACTCCACTTGCCGCTGTTAATCAATTACAGACCTATAGTTACCAAGTCGTTGCAGAAGACGTTGACGGTGACTCTTTAACTTATCAGCTTTCTCAATCTCCCGCTGGCGCTACGATTGACGCTAACGGTCTGGTTACTTGGTATGCCGGTCAGGTAGAAAATGTTAATTTTACAGTGGTTGTTGCTGACACTACTGGCTTAACGGATTCTCAAAGTTTTAGTGTTGACGTGGTCGACGTGAACGAAGCTCCGAGCATTTCGAGTTCTCCAGTTACCACGCTCGAAGAGCGTAACCTTTACACCTATGCGGTTGTCGCGACGGATCCCGATGCGAATGATGTTTTGACTTACAGCTTACCGCAGGGTCCTCTCGGTATGGTCATTGATACGGTAACGGGAGAAATTGCTTGGAACACCGATGCCAGTCATATTGGTGATCATTTAGTACAGTTATTGGTGACTGACCAGGCGGGATTAACCGCAGAGCAGTCGTTTACTATTTCCGTGATTGATCGTGATGACGCGCCAGTCATTACCAGTACTCCGGTTACGCAAGGATCGGAAGACAATGGTTAA
- a CDS encoding AraC family transcriptional regulator, which yields MNHNQRIQLIFQYIEEHLDDALDLDVLSRHAYLSKYHFQRFCTAHFGISATQLVKLLRLKKAAFLLAYRKPIKVVDIAVESGFSSHEGFSRAFKQHFNQSPSDFRKSADWSLWNENYQSIVSIRNHLMTNHIESIETHFQVDMIDFPEIQVACMTHKGSPRTLGSTISQFIAWRKLNRLSPTKSRTFNFLYGDPKTTPDDEFQLDLACELSTDFTFAKDINNSAINLLSIPSGRCAKIRHIGSDDTIDVAVNYLYSTWFKHASQQNTPLQLRDFPLFFERVSFFPDVSEHEMITDIFLPIE from the coding sequence ATGAATCATAACCAGCGTATTCAATTAATATTTCAGTACATTGAAGAACATTTAGATGATGCGTTGGATCTAGACGTGTTGAGTCGTCATGCTTATTTATCTAAGTATCACTTTCAACGTTTTTGCACCGCGCACTTTGGTATTTCAGCCACACAGTTGGTTAAGCTGTTGCGTTTAAAGAAAGCCGCGTTTTTGTTGGCTTATCGCAAGCCTATTAAAGTGGTTGATATTGCTGTTGAATCAGGCTTTTCTAGTCACGAAGGTTTTTCTAGAGCCTTTAAGCAGCACTTTAATCAATCCCCCAGTGATTTTCGCAAATCCGCTGATTGGTCTTTATGGAATGAAAACTATCAATCCATTGTATCCATAAGGAATCATTTAATGACTAACCATATCGAATCCATTGAAACACATTTTCAAGTCGACATGATCGACTTTCCTGAGATCCAGGTTGCATGCATGACGCATAAGGGCTCGCCTCGAACACTCGGTAGCACCATCAGCCAGTTTATCGCATGGCGTAAACTCAATAGACTTTCACCCACTAAAAGTCGTACGTTCAATTTTTTATACGGCGATCCTAAAACCACACCAGACGATGAGTTTCAGTTGGATCTTGCTTGCGAACTATCGACAGATTTTACGTTTGCTAAAGATATAAACAATAGCGCAATCAACCTTTTAAGTATTCCATCAGGACGCTGTGCGAAGATACGTCATATCGGTAGCGACGATACCATTGATGTCGCGGTAAATTATCTCTATTCAACTTGGTTCAAACATGCCTCACAACAAAATACTCCGCTGCAATTACGAGACTTTCCATTATTTTTTGAACGAGTGAGCTTCTTCCCCGATGTCAGTGAACATGAAATGATCACCGATATTTTCTTGCCTATTGAGTAA